In Dehalococcoidales bacterium, the genomic stretch CTCCGCCTCAGCCAGTCCCAGAGTCTTCTTTTCAATCATACTCCCTCTCCTTCTACCGTATAATACTCCGGTCTTCCTGTTCAGGGTATCGCCCTGCCGGAGCTATCCCGCTAATGTCAGGGCATCAGTCAAGGAGTTCCCTGGCTATCATTTCCCGATGGTAGTCGGCGTCTCCCAGCATGACCTCGGCCGCCTTGGCCCTCCGGTAGTAGAGCGGCAGGTCATGGTCTTCCATGAAGCCAACCCCACCATGTATCAGCATCCCCAGCTGTGTTGTCTGCGTGTAACACTCGCTGGCGAATGATTTGGCCATGGAAACTTCCGCAGCACAGGGGAGTCCTTCACTGATTCGCCAGGCAGCTTCGTAGGCCAGGGAGCGCGAAGCCTCGATAGATACGCTCATATTGGCGCAGTGGTGCTGTAACGCCTGCATGCTGCCGATGGGCCGCCCGAACTGGACTCTCTGTTTGGCATACTCCACCGTCATATCCAGTACCTGCTGAGCTCCACCATTCATATCGACACACAGGGCTACTGTCGCTCTCTGCAAGGCTCTTTCAACATCCCGCCAGCCGTTATCCGGCTCACCGAGGACACTGTCCCTGGATACCACCACGTCTTCAAACACCACTTCACACTGGTTGTCCCGGGCAAGGGTTTTCAGGGGTGTGCAGGTGACCCCGGGAGTCCTGGTATTCACGATGAATACAGTCAGCCCCTCACCCGGTCTCGCTCCCTCTGCCGTCCGGGCAACACACAGCACGTGGTCGGCCACATGCGCATAGGGTACAAACAGCTTGGTACCATTGATGA encodes the following:
- a CDS encoding acyl-CoA dehydrogenase family protein: MDFGFTEEQEMLRKAARDFIEKECPMSMVREMAGDEKGYSPELWKKMAGLGWPGLVFPSRYGGSEGSFLDLAVLIEEMGRALLPGPFFATVVLGGLYVLDVGSEQQREEFLPGVANGEILLTLALSEPDVEYDPASIAVTATPRQGGYIINGTKLFVPYAHVADHVLCVARTAEGARPGEGLTVFIVNTRTPGVTCTPLKTLARDNQCEVVFEDVVVSRDSVLGEPDNGWRDVERALQRATVALCVDMNGGAQQVLDMTVEYAKQRVQFGRPIGSMQALQHHCANMSVSIEASRSLAYEAAWRISEGLPCAAEVSMAKSFASECYTQTTQLGMLIHGGVGFMEDHDLPLYYRRAKAAEVMLGDADYHREMIARELLD